The Terriglobales bacterium genomic interval TTGGCTTTCCTGCCGTCACTGTCGGCCAAAGTGACCGATTCCACCTGCTCGGCGCGCGCCATGTCGTACGCCGCCGCCGACCCCATCATGCCCGCGCCGATCACTAAGAGCTTCATAAGAGCACTTCCCGCATGGAGTAAAGAACCGCTCAGGTTACAGGAAAGAAGTAGCTGGTAGCTAGTGGCCGGTAGGTTGGTGTGTCTGCCTTCGTGTCTTCCTTTGTGTCCTTTGTGGTGAGTCTTCTTGCTCACGTCGCCCGGGTATTCACGGCCTCCCGGAACGCCTCCAATAGAGATATCCGGGCACCCCGATCAGCATGATGACCGCGCCCGCAATCGCTTCCTTGGGCCGCTCGTAGGCGACGATCACTGCCCAGATGGTTCCCGCCACCAGGTACAGCGCCGGCAGGACTGGATATCCCGTGCAGCGGTACGGCCGCTCGACGTTCGGACGCTTCTTGCGCAGCACGAACACCGCCGCCACCGTGCCCACGTAGGCGATGACCCCGACCAGCATCACGTAGGTGTACAGCTCATCGTACTTGCCGCTCAACGCCAGCACCGCCGACCACGCCCCCAGCAGCACCAGCGACCGCGACGGCGTGCGATAGCGCGGGTGCACGTAAGAAAGCGCGGGGAAGAAGGCTCGGTCGCAAGCCATGGCATACACCACGCGCGCCCCCGCCAGGGTGCACGCCGACGCCGCCCCGAAGCAGGAAGTGGTGATCAGCAGGGACATCCAGCGCCCTGCGCCCGGCGAGAACAGGGTCATGGCCGCCGCCTGCGCGATGGTGCGCTCCTGCTTGATCTGCGACAGCGGCAATGCGTAGAGGTACGCCAGGTTCAGGCTCAGGTAGATGACGCCCACCGCGATCACGCCCAGCACCAGCGCCCGCGGGATGTTGCGCTGCGGCTCCTTCACTTCGCCCGCCGCACACGTAACGTAGTTCCATCCGTCGAACGCCCAGAAGACCCCGGTCAGGGCCAGGAATACCGCGACCGGCAGCGCTGGGGGATGTTCCATCGGCGCCAGCGTCGAGAAATGCTGCATCGAGCCCTTGCCCACCAGGAACCCGAGCGCGACGAACACGGCGATAGCAGCGAACTTCATCCACGTCGCGATGTTCTGGAAGGTGGCCGCCCGCCGCAACCCGACCACGTTGATCCAGGTCACGAAGGCGATGGCCAGCACCGCAACCAGCTGTCCGCGGGTCGGCGACCACGCGCCCAACGTGAACAGCGCCTGCCTGGCGCCGTAGGGCAGGACCTCGTCGCCGTAGGTGGCGAAGCCGACGCACAGCGCCGCGGTGGTGCCGCTGAAGTTGATGAACAACACCATCCAGCCGAACAGGAAGCCGTAGAACTCGCCGTAGGCCTCGCGCAGATAGACGTACTGCCCGCCGGCGCTGGGGAACATCGCGCCCAACTCCGCGAAGGCGAAGCAGGCCAGCAGCGAGATGCCGCCGCCCAGTACCCACACACCCAGGAAGACCAGCGGATTAACCAAGTGCTCGGCGACGTCGCTCACCGCCAGAAAGACCGCCGAACCGATGATGCCGCCTACCAGCAGCAGGACGGAATCCAGCAGCGACAGCCCGCGGATGAGGGTGGCTTTGGATTCCGCCGCGGTTGCGGGCCCGGTAGGGCTCATCCGATCCCCAACTCGTCGGGCGATTCCAGGGGCGTCCCGCACACCCGGCAGATCACCGCCGAGCAATCGCCGCAGGTGAGGGGGTCCTCCACTTCGCGCTCGCACTTCGGGCAGTAGAGCGCCTCCGGTTTCACCTGCGACTGTTCGGCCATGCGGAAAGCGAACTCTACCACAGCGCCCATTTACAATGACTCCTAGCTCCTAGCTCCTAGCTACTCGACCATGACCCCGGACGAACAGCTTCGCTCCGAATTCAACAAGTGGGCCGAGGCCGGCCGCGGCGAGGAGATGGAGCGCCATCACCTCGACATCACCGAGAAGACCATACGCCGCATGGCCCTGCGTCCCGGGGAGCGCGTGCTCGACCTGGGCTGTGGCGCGGGCTGGGCCACCCGCATCCTGGCCCGCCTGGTCGGCGAAGGCCCTGAAGGCCACGGCCAGGTCATCGGCATCGACATCTCCGACGAGATGATCCGCCGTGCCCGCACCGCCTCCAAGGACTTCGAGAACGTGATGTTCGTGGTCGGCTCGGCCGACAAGATCCCCTGGGAAGAGAACTTCTTCGACAAGGTGCTCTCGGTCGAGTCCTTCTATTACTATCCCGACCAGGACCGGGCGCTGAACGAACTCTTCCGCGTGATGGCGCCGCGCGGACGGCTGTTCATTCTCATCAACCTCTACAAGGACAACCCCTACTCCCTGCGTTGGGTGGAAGAGCTCAAGGTCCCAGTGCACGCCCGCTCCAGGCAGGAGTACGTGGAGCTGCTCCAGAAGCACGCTTTCGAGGACGTCGAGGCTGTCCACATCCCCGACGACACGCCCACCCCCGACGACTACTCCGGCAAGTGGTTCAAGAACGCCCAGGAGCTGCGTGACTTCAAGCGCATCGGCGCCCTGCTGCTGATGGCCACCAAGCCCAATCTCCGCTCCCCGGCGCCGGGATACCAGATCTACTGACCCGGTTCCGAACTGACACTCCGCAGCCTGGGCTCTGCAGTATCTGTTTGACCCACCCGATGTTCCCGCCTAGTATGGCGCGCACAGCCCAAGAGTGGGGAAGGGGTGTCGGTGGACGGTAGAACAGTCTCGCATTACCGGGTTCTGGAGAAGCTCGGCGGCGGCGGCATGGGGGTGGTACACCGCGCGGAAGATACCGTACTAGGCCGTACCGTGGCCCTCAAATTCCTGCCTCAGGACACGATGCGCGACCAGCAGACGCTCGACCGCTTCCTGCGCGAGGCCCGGGCCGCGGCCGGTCTCACCCATCCTCATATCTGCACCGTCCACGAGGTCGGTGAGCAGGACGGCGAGCCCTTCATCGTCATGGAGCTGCTCGAAGGCGCGACCCTGAAGCACCTCATCGAAGGGGATTCGCTGAAGATCGAGCGGGTCATCGACCTGGGCAT includes:
- a CDS encoding amino acid permease; this encodes MSPTGPATAAESKATLIRGLSLLDSVLLLVGGIIGSAVFLAVSDVAEHLVNPLVFLGVWVLGGGISLLACFAFAELGAMFPSAGGQYVYLREAYGEFYGFLFGWMVLFINFSGTTAALCVGFATYGDEVLPYGARQALFTLGAWSPTRGQLVAVLAIAFVTWINVVGLRRAATFQNIATWMKFAAIAVFVALGFLVGKGSMQHFSTLAPMEHPPALPVAVFLALTGVFWAFDGWNYVTCAAGEVKEPQRNIPRALVLGVIAVGVIYLSLNLAYLYALPLSQIKQERTIAQAAAMTLFSPGAGRWMSLLITTSCFGAASACTLAGARVVYAMACDRAFFPALSYVHPRYRTPSRSLVLLGAWSAVLALSGKYDELYTYVMLVGVIAYVGTVAAVFVLRKKRPNVERPYRCTGYPVLPALYLVAGTIWAVIVAYERPKEAIAGAVIMLIGVPGYLYWRRSGRP
- a CDS encoding methyltransferase domain-containing protein — its product is MTPDEQLRSEFNKWAEAGRGEEMERHHLDITEKTIRRMALRPGERVLDLGCGAGWATRILARLVGEGPEGHGQVIGIDISDEMIRRARTASKDFENVMFVVGSADKIPWEENFFDKVLSVESFYYYPDQDRALNELFRVMAPRGRLFILINLYKDNPYSLRWVEELKVPVHARSRQEYVELLQKHAFEDVEAVHIPDDTPTPDDYSGKWFKNAQELRDFKRIGALLLMATKPNLRSPAPGYQIY